In Uranotaenia lowii strain MFRU-FL chromosome 2, ASM2978415v1, whole genome shotgun sequence, one genomic interval encodes:
- the LOC129742654 gene encoding uncharacterized protein LOC129742654 yields the protein MNRTKGKSQRKGAPKSAGTKQLAGPGNGSGSAGPAAVQASAVEPTSSKSTSRKMSNRSGKSGTKFKDVTAKVDTGRVLETKLTGGMKPANIPDGTGPAKMERSNSFFLTRKISQIYSKFSGSRESLGMPDEETQKPFTFKRSLSLSTIQINRNTRRVQNESNLRKLHEEAILEHAESGEEPLVNIPKTPETPKVEIPKLERSNSILASFRRKISFRSDKKPKLPTKWNTSLQNLRQEDFMVSYDDLSFVDYDQFNQYEATLERRLSSSQFDLSPKLPNPPASPSVSFPVVEVVNPTVIKRRQKTDLDLRRKTLVRRSFDFETNLDQDKNLYRNSIDGDKLRILGKVNRKSFRWSADVERDVDALNLDSLDQLGTGASGGAIVVGSMRPLAPHNRVNSDGFDERSIDVCDSGVIDGENGGDEESYKSDKKKRTSVSDGYVSRNQSLKRSRSCNDGLEASPRGGRLLLEQVSFLASLVVPCIVHCA from the coding sequence ATGAACCGCACTAAGGGTAAAAGTCAGCGAAAGGGCGCGCCAAAGTCCGCTGGCACCAAACAGCTGGCCGGGCCTGGCAATGGTTCTGGTTCAGCGGGTCCAGCAGCGGTCCAAGCGAGTGCCGTTGAGCCTACATCTTCAAAATCCACGAGCCGAAAAATGAGTAATCGGAGTGGAAAAAGTGGAACCAAGTTCAAAGACGTTACAGCTAAAGTTGATACCGGTCGAGTGTTGGAAACTAAGCTAACTGGCGGTATGAAACCCGCAAACATTCCTGACGGGACCGGTCCCGCGAAAATGGAACGTTCCAATAGTTTCTTCTTAACgcgaaaaatttctcaaatttactCAAAGTTTAGTGGAAGTCGTGAAAGTTTAGGCATGCCTGATGAAGAAACGCAAAAACCGTTCACATTCAAACGGAGCCTTAGTTTATCGACCATTCAAATCAATCGAAACACTCGGAGAGTTCAAAATGAGTCCAATTTGCGTAAACTACACGAGGAAGCAATTCTCGAGCATGCAGAAAGTGGTGAAGAGCCTTTAGTAAACATTCCGAAAACGCCCGAAACGCCCAAAGTCGAGATTCCAAAATTGGAACGATCAAACAGCATCTTGGCATCTTTCCGTCGTAAAATAAGCTTCCGATCAGATAAAAAACCGAAGCTCCCAACCAAATGGAATACTTCCTTGCAGAATCTCCGTCAGGAAGATTTCATGGTCAGTTACGACGATCTGAGTTTCGTGGATTACGATCAGTTCAATCAATACGAAGCTACGCTTGAAAGGCGGCTGAGTTCTAGTCAGTTTGATCTCTCTCCGAAGCTTCCGAATCCACCCGCGTCCCCATCGGTCAGTTTTCCGGTGGTTGAAGTTGTCAATCCGACGGTCAtcaaacgacgtcaaaaaaccGATCTCGATCTGCGCCGCAAAACTCTAGTCCGGCGAAGTTTCGATTTCGAAACCAATCTCGACCAGGACAAGAACCTCTACCGGAATAGCATCGATGGCGACAAACTCCGCATTCTCGGGAAAGTGAATCGCAAATCGTTCCGATGGAGTGCCGATGTGGAACGCGACGTGGACGCGCTCAATTTGGACAGTTTGGATCAGCTGGGAACTGGTGCATCTGGTGGGGCAATAGTGGTGGGGTCGATGAGGCCGCTCGCTCCACATAATCGTGTAAATTCCGACGGGTTTGACGAGCGTTCGATTGATGTGTGTGATAGTGGGGTGATTGATGGGGAGAACGGTGGTGATGAAGAAAGTTACAAGAGTGATAAGAAAAAGCGCACCAGTGTAAGTGATGGCTATGTGAGCCGCAATCAAAGCCTGAAGCGGTCTCGATCTTGCAATGATGGGCTGGAGGCATCGCCGAGAGGCGGCCGGCTGCTGCTGGAACAGGTGAGCTTTCTAGCCTCTTTGGTTGTACCTTGTATCGTTCATTGCGCTTGA